The following coding sequences are from one Syntrophorhabdaceae bacterium window:
- a CDS encoding ParB/RepB/Spo0J family partition protein: MTGTAKLPITDIFPNPNQPRKDFDQVKLEELAASIREYGVRQPILVTPREGRYMIVAGERRFRASLIKGLTHMPAVIDEMNDDLVEELALLENIQREDLNVIEIALAYKGLMDRGWTAEQLATKMGFRQVWRIDEKIRLLNLTEENRKLVIKGKLTNAQAQELARLKPEHQAIALAKILSGACPTYNKLRALVDSLLLKESQFNLFELEEMSDEERAVIDRTDALLTAIERLIGQTSSPESVKKAAYHEAITASRIDFIINHLMKLRKAAFLGEAIRQAASSDRP, from the coding sequence ATGACCGGCACAGCTAAACTACCCATAACCGACATATTCCCGAACCCCAATCAGCCACGTAAGGACTTCGATCAAGTCAAACTCGAAGAGCTTGCCGCCTCCATCAGAGAGTACGGTGTGAGGCAGCCTATTCTCGTCACACCCAGGGAAGGACGCTATATGATCGTTGCAGGAGAGAGACGCTTCCGCGCCTCTCTCATCAAAGGACTCACCCACATGCCGGCAGTGATCGACGAAATGAACGACGATCTGGTCGAGGAACTTGCCCTCCTCGAGAACATCCAGCGAGAGGACTTAAACGTCATCGAGATCGCCCTGGCCTATAAAGGCCTCATGGATCGCGGATGGACGGCGGAGCAACTGGCTACCAAGATGGGCTTCCGGCAGGTCTGGCGCATCGACGAGAAGATACGCTTACTCAACCTCACCGAGGAGAATAGAAAGCTCGTGATAAAGGGCAAGCTGACTAACGCCCAAGCACAGGAACTCGCACGCCTGAAACCCGAACATCAGGCCATAGCTCTCGCCAAGATCCTGTCGGGTGCCTGCCCCACGTACAATAAGCTCCGTGCCCTCGTAGACAGCCTTCTTCTCAAAGAGAGCCAATTCAATCTGTTCGAGCTTGAGGAAATGAGCGACGAAGAACGTGCGGTCATCGACCGGACAGACGCGCTTCTGACGGCCATAGAAAGGCTCATCGGACAAACGTCATCACCGGAGAGTGTGAAGAAGGCTGCCTATCACGAGGCCATCACGGCCTCTCGCATCGACTTCATCATCAACCACCTGATGAAGCTACGCAAGGCCGCTTTCCTGGGAGAGGCGATAAGACAAGCTGCCTCATCTGATCGCCCCTGA